From Saccharomyces kudriavzevii IFO 1802 strain IFO1802 genome assembly, chromosome: 13, a single genomic window includes:
- the FAR3 gene encoding Far3p (similar to Saccharomyces cerevisiae FAR3 (YMR052W); ancestral locus Anc_2.615), translating to MNSGGNDSFDYLLQLTKTLTAECRANRQETDRIELLLKRLAKQSGISYDKLSKSIVPDSWKDDKSETAASPSEAQQLIFENFKLIYEIEKQEYFNIKVLALISHINEHLSYIKNFIDEQNAIRGRDVAVFTSEKIYERNESLQQNYELLKSENVETKRKLYAIIEQLKTLLKEIDWELIPKDSRDFTRFQKQLEYLQNEYHILK from the coding sequence ATGAACAGTGGAGGTAATGATAGTTTTGAttaccttcttcaattgacAAAAACTTTAACGGCAGAATGTCGGGCCAACAGACAAGAGACTGACCGGATAGAGCTACTGCTAAAGCGACTTGCCAAACAATCAGGCATATCCTACGATAAATTGAGCAAAAGTATAGTTCCGGACTCATGGAAAGATGACAAATCTGAAACAGCAGCGTCCCCTAGTGAAGCACAACAGCTCATTTTTGagaatttcaaattaaTATACGAGattgaaaagcaagagTACTTCAATATTAAGGTTCTTGCCCTAATTAGCCACATAAATGAGCATTTGTCATACATCAAGAACTTTATTGACGAACAAAATGCAATAAGAGGACGAGATGTGGCCGTATTTACATCAGAGAAAATTTATGAAAGGAACGAAAGTCTTCAACAAAATTATGAGTTGTTAAAGTCGGAAAACGTGgaaacaaaaaggaaactatATGCCATTATTGAGCAGCTCAAAacacttttgaaagagattGATTGGGAGCTCATACCTAAAGATTCCAGGGACTTTACTcgctttcaaaaacagCTAGAGTACCTGCAAAACGAATACCACATATTGAAGTAG
- the STB2 gene encoding Stb2p (similar to Saccharomyces cerevisiae STB6 (YKL072W) and STB2 (YMR053C); ancestral locus Anc_2.616) yields the protein MTMVGTLTTGNTVGQFDGKTMQDSRKIYSARSAPNDNFFSEHDQDDASDEIDNEGASYSGSGYYGHSDESEVAELTRNDTTGQLPPLDSFIFPDSRALFLLDLANYADLTYEEITIHGFEIYIVEQWVACRNLSTLITSYTGNSQDTISGVRVVLPKETGIWPGRFKQYFEELMEFARPKFTPKGTLFITNLSGVSFGLTLLHVECGDLRTIWKDFEVNFDLKNLHCGGRSANLLCPPTMASLDKFSQLFKIPTNTFIAQHPQMIQQQQPRLSAEEYKSFGSPKNGNVDNRSPVVEMVTLIQISLSYFNFLYKNYQTDGLLCEDTKRAIDEWWEAYGKLYLGTEKPKNECTLGPTTVAGLISLILCCYFKLMIENCISSKDPFDEVGFFQGVFNFQKKHGLNKRKSRAYLDPRTLEKLFEVTAKVSSKDIFKLKKMVTSTVQDIIGKGNPINLSHKILTTELDALIHNIHGGSVGLLWKGKGHARKSCSDISNEEFLKFNYQKGDPNRQIRERDLLLEKVRLEKIAYAQKHASKKMSSSSFNTSESIEETNAMPSSATVSSMFPNYDNTKYAYNFGINKLYQGEYYRRNSFPYCKDWTHDTIYEDLSKLKEKSSRLYRCNSFSAVQNIVEKWDLPFDPSVVRIARDLLRMKYHIQAQQHIQEMDEHYIGKLEKEGTVAQYYKFTERYKKLQELYKKYSDSAKTFEGKFEDIDNKQQLLLHEMQELNSLSSRLKYDMRILEVRVRDIESSVAQFDSKLIGLKCSLQGQGKAGICSATDPKSDKDQYDKCVNDLMTISNPSYEALCLKMLSRRYFKDLKDDTMEWFRWLFGNSSLPSNVNDDDRGI from the coding sequence ATGACTATGGTGGGCACTCTAACTACTGGCAACACAGTCGGCCAGTTTGATGGAAAAACTATGCAAGATTCTAGAAAAATCTACTCTGCCAGGAGTGCACCGAATGACAACTTCTTTAGCGAGCATGACCAAGATGATGCAAGTGACGAAATAGATAATGAGGGAGCCAGTTATAGTGGTAGTGGTTACTATGGTCACTCAGATGAATCAGAAGTTGCTGAGTTAACAAGGAATGACACTACGGGGCAGCTTCCGCCACTGGacagttttattttcccaGATTCTAGAGCTCTGTTCTTATTGGACTTGGCTAACTATGCTGATTTAACTTATGAAGAGATAACTATACATGGgtttgaaatatatatagtgGAACAATGGGTTGCGTGCAGAAATTTGTCAACATTAATTACATCATACACAGGGAACTCTCAAGATACAATATCAGGAGTCAGGGTTGTTTTGCCAAAGGAAACGGGTATATGGCCTGGGAGATTTAAACAGTACTTCGAGGAGTTGATGGAGTTTGCCCGGCCGAAATTTACACCAAAAGGCACTCTTTTCATCACCAATTTATCTGGTGTGTCATTTGGCCTGACCCTGTTGCATGTGGAATGTGGAGATTTGAGAACGATTTGGAAGGATTTTGAGGttaattttgatttgaaaaacctTCATTGCGGTGGGAGATCAGCAAATCTTTTGTGTCCTCCAACTATGGCATCGCTTGACAAGTTTTCACAGCTGTTCAAAATCCCCACGAACACTTTTATAGCCCAACATCCTCAAATGAttcaacagcagcaaccaCGTTTGTCTGCGGAAGAATACAAATCGTTTGGTAGCCCCAAAAATGGGAATGTCGACAATAGGTCCCCCGTTGTAGAGATGGTGACATTGATTCAAATATCACTGAGTTACTTTAACTTTTTATATAAGAACTACCAAACAGACGGTCTTTTATGCGAAGATACCAAACGTGCTATAGATGAATGGTGGGAGGCCTATGGAAAATTGTATCTGGGTACCGAAAAACCGAAGAATGAATGCACTCTGGGTCCAACAACAGTAGCTGGCCTAATTAGTTTGATCCTTTGCTGCTATTTCAAATTGATGATCGAAAACTGTATTTCTTCCAAGGACccatttgatgaagttggGTTTTTTCAAGgtgttttcaatttccaaaagaagcaTGGCCTGAATAAACGGAAGTCTAGAGCTTATTTAGACCCAAGAACATTAGAGAAACTTTTTGAAGTGACAGCAAAAGTTTCTAGTAAagacattttcaaattaaaaaaaatggtaacTTCAACTGTACAAGATATTATAGGGAAGGGCAATCCCATTAATCTGTCGCACAAAATTCTCACGACAGAACTGGATGCACTTATTCATAATATTCATGGAGGCTCTGTGGGGCTGTTATGGAAAGGTAAGGGACACGCAAGGAAAAGCTGTAGTGATATATCTAATGAGGAGTTCTTAAAATTCAACTATCAAAAAGGTGATCCTAATAGGCAGATAAGGGAAAGAGACTTACTACTAGAAAAAGTCCGTCTAGAAAAAATCGCATATGCACAGAAGCATGCTTCCAAGAAGATGAGTTCTTCCAGTTTTAATACATCTGAGAGTATAGAGGAGACCAATGCCATGCCCTCGTCAGCAACAGTGTCGTCGATGTTCCCAAATTATGATAATACCAAATATGCTTACAATTTTGGGATCAACAAATTGTATCAAGGAGAGTATTACCGGAGAAATTCATTTCCTTATTGTAAAGATTGGACGCACGACACTATTTATGAAGACCTCTCaaagttgaaagaaaagtcgTCTCGTTTATACAGATGCAATTCTTTTTCCGCAGTGCAAAACATTGTGGAGAAATGGGATTTACCGTTCGATCCATCTGTTGTTCGAATAGCCAGAGATTTGCTGCGAATGAAATACCATATCCAGGCGCAGCAACACATACAAGAAATGGATGAGCATTATATAGgcaaattggaaaaagaagggaCAGTTGCTCAATACTACAAATTCACCGAaagatacaaaaaattacaaGAGTTGTATAAAAAGTATTCAGACAGTGCAAAAACATTTGAGGGGAAATTTGAAGACATTGACAATAAGcaacaacttcttcttcatgaAATGCAAGAATTGAATTCACTATCATCAAGACTAAAATATGATATGAGGATACTGGAAGTCCGCGTAAGAGATATTGAAAGTAGTGTTGCTCAATTTGACTCCAAATTGATTGGATTGAAATGTTCTCTTCAAGGGCAGGGCAAAGCTGGTATATGCTCTGCAACGGATCCTAAGAGTGACAAAGATCAATACGATAAATGTGTAAATGATCTAATGACCATTAGCAACCCCTCCTATGAAGCGCTGTGTTTGAAGATGTTAAGCCGTCGTTATTTCAAGGATTTGAAGGATGATACTATGGAATGGTTCAGGTGGCTATTTGGCAATAGTTCTCTGCCCAGTAATgtgaatgatgatgacaGAGGCATCTAA